The DNA segment TCGCCCAATGCAGTTTGTTCTGCACAGTAGTGAAGAAATCTTTTGTTATCGGTGAATTCTTGTCATAGTCAGAAGACAGTGCATAAATGTCTGTTATCTTCTGATAGAACCGCCGTTCACTTGCCCGTATTTCTCGAATACGCTCCAATAGTTCATCAAAATAATCTTTTCCGAACGCCTGTCCGTTTTTCAATCGTTCATCATCTAAAACGAATCCTTTGATGATAAATTCACGCAATGTATTGGTTGCCCATATTCTGAACTGTGTTGCTTGATAACTGTTTACACGATAGCCTACTGCAATAATTGCGTCAAGATGATAAAAATCTAATTCTCTAGAAACCTGCCTATTACCTTCTTTTTGAACTATCCGGATTTTCCGGATAGTTACGGATTTATCTAATTCTTTTTGTAAGTAAATATTTTTCAAATGCTCGTTTACTGTACGAACATCCACACCAAACAATTCAGCTATTCGCTTTTGCGTAAGCCAAAATGTTCCGTCTTCGTACTGCACTTGTACGCTGATATTACCAGTTGAGGTCTTATATATTATGATGTTTGATTCTTGCATGAGTTTTCTCTAAAAGTCTTTCTATTATATATTTCTATTTGCTATAAAATTCTCTTATTTACATTGGCTACAAAGTTAATAAAATATTTTATAAAAATAAAGTATAATGTTATTGAATGAACTTTTGTGAATAAATTTAGATGCAGTAAGCTGTGGAAGCTATATTTGAGAATGTCAATGCTTTTACTGGCCTAGCATTTCTTCTACTTTAAGTGCTATTTTCCCTATCGACTCGCTGATATTATTTTCCATAGGGATTACATTCATGTTCTCCCAAAAATCAGCATCATACACATAGTTGGTATCATTAAAGATATTAGTCTTTGAAATCAATTCGTCCTTATTATATTTTGCGACATTGACGGTATCTATATTGCATGTAGCCATCTCAAACCAAATGTGTATATGCGAAGTTCCAAAAAGTTTGTGTTTTTTCTTTACTTTAAAGTTCAAATCACCTCTTACGTAATTGACATAATAACGGTCGCCTATCTGCTTGTAAGATACATTATAAGATATCTTTTGAGGAGTTATGCTTATATATTTGCTCTTTCTTTGTACAAAAATATCTGTTGCTGACTCCACATACCGTGGGTTGATTTCAAATTTGGCACCTAGTAATGCGTAGTTATCAGCATCAACGTACAGTTCTCCGCAACATAGAGGATCGGTTATGTTATGTTTTTGCTCAAAATATATTGTGTTTGCAGTTCGGTTGTCAATAGTAGTAACTCCTGTCGAAAAGTAATTATAGTCGTTGTTGGGCAGTTCCATAAAGTCGGGCGAACTTTTTATTATATCAAGCATCATGCATGCTTCTATCCCCGCCTTAATCTTTGCTACTATAGAGTCCTTATTATTTTCCAGAGAAATATTGCGTTTTTTAAGTAGTTTTACTTGTTCTGTCTCATGTGATAAGTATTGCGGCTTATAGATATTGAATACACCTTCGCTTAATCTAACAAACCGGTCGTTATTATCTACACCTTCTCTATAGAATGTGGTTTCGCGGTAAGGCGTCTGAGGATAATTCAGCTTCATTCGTCTCCGCATTTCCTTCAGCAGTTGCAATGGGTTTGTCATCCTTATCACAATCTCTTGCAGCGTAGTGATATATTCTTGCAATTCTATTGTACATTTCTGTTGCTTTAATACTTCAATCGCCACTTCTTTTGTCTGAAACCCTATATGTGAGAATTTTATAGTCTGATGACTCAACGAGTCGGGTATAGACAATCTGTAATCCCCATTGCTATTTGCCACGCTACCTATAGATGTGCCTTTAATGCTGACTGATGCATTGGCTAAAGGTTTTCGCGTCGCCATGTCTATTATATTTCCTTCGAGTACCGTATAACCGGCATGGATTTTTACTGCCTCAGGTTTGTTCCTATCTATATGCCTATTGATAAGTATATGATCACCTATTTCTTTTAATTCAATTCCGTTTTCACCGATGATTGTTTCTACCGCCTGCTTCAAGGTATAATCACCGCGACTTATTTTGGCCTTCTTCTCATTATTTATAACATTACTGTCATAAATAAACATTTTGTTAGTCTTCCTAGTTAGCATTTCAAGCAGTTCATACACCTTCCCTTTCGATTTCGCGATGTGCAAAATCTGATTATTATGCTGTGCCATAACCATGATGCAGTTTGTCATCAATAGTATTATAGCCGTGAGGATAAGTCTATGACCAGCTAATCTCATAATTTATGCTGTTTTTACTTTATAAGTATCACTTTTCCATATTCGATATATTGTAGATGTAAAGCCTCGCTCAGAAGCATAGCCATCGTATTGGGACTGTCATTCGCAAATGCTACTGTGAGCCTGCGATTCTGAGCTTCTTCTGATGCTTTTATTTCCTTGCCATCATTTATCGTATTTATTGCTTTTAGAATGTTACACAACTTTTCATCTTTGAACCGTATATTGCTATTGTATTTTTTCATATCCTTGTTGTCTGTCAATTTGTATCTGTACAGTTCATTCTTCTCAAGTCGCACCATCTCGCCAGCCTTGACAAGTGCTATGCTACCATTTTTCTTGTCGGTAACTTTCACCAATCCCCGATAAACGCCCAGTTCAAAAGCTCCGTTTCTATTGCATTTTACATTGAAGCATGTTCCCAGAACTTGTATTATCATATCCTTTGTATTGATAATAAACGGATGGTATTTATGATGAGTGACATCAAAAAGAGCTTCTCCATCGAGTTCTACTTTACGCGCATTACTTGTAAAATGTGTTGGATATCTCAATGTTGAATTACCCGAAATATATACGGTAGAATTATCCTCAAGTGTCTTTACCAACGCTGTCCGACTGTCGCCGTTATACTGAGATAAAAGTTTGTCGGCTCTGCCTGTCTTATTTGAAATCTGCCATGGTATCATGACCACCAACAGAACCACTGCAGCTACAGCTACTGCACTCCAAACCACCATACTCACAGTTCGCGCTTTGTGTTTATGCTCCACTAGCAGCCCGTCCCGGTCAAGTCTGTCATACAACTTATTCCAAGCCGCTCCGGTCTTATTTTGATATTTTTCTTTGTTCATCATTATTTACGAATTAAAATATGTTTCTATT comes from the Xylanibacter oryzae DSM 17970 genome and includes:
- the rhuM gene encoding virulence RhuM family protein, encoding MQESNIIIYKTSTGNISVQVQYEDGTFWLTQKRIAELFGVDVRTVNEHLKNIYLQKELDKSVTIRKIRIVQKEGNRQVSRELDFYHLDAIIAVGYRVNSYQATQFRIWATNTLREFIIKGFVLDDERLKNGQAFGKDYFDELLERIREIRASERRFYQKITDIYALSSDYDKNSPITKDFFTTVQNKLHWAITGKTAAEIIYTSADATKLYMGLTTWKQAPDRKILKSDVTVAKNYLSKAHVETLNRLVSAYLDLAEDRAKRNTLTTMQQWVDFLDRFLELSDYPILADNGKVTALEAKLKAEQEYEVFRKTQDDNYLSDFDKEIKKLKP
- a CDS encoding carboxypeptidase-like regulatory domain-containing protein is translated as MRLAGHRLILTAIILLMTNCIMVMAQHNNQILHIAKSKGKVYELLEMLTRKTNKMFIYDSNVINNEKKAKISRGDYTLKQAVETIIGENGIELKEIGDHILINRHIDRNKPEAVKIHAGYTVLEGNIIDMATRKPLANASVSIKGTSIGSVANSNGDYRLSIPDSLSHQTIKFSHIGFQTKEVAIEVLKQQKCTIELQEYITTLQEIVIRMTNPLQLLKEMRRRMKLNYPQTPYRETTFYREGVDNNDRFVRLSEGVFNIYKPQYLSHETEQVKLLKKRNISLENNKDSIVAKIKAGIEACMMLDIIKSSPDFMELPNNDYNYFSTGVTTIDNRTANTIYFEQKHNITDPLCCGELYVDADNYALLGAKFEINPRYVESATDIFVQRKSKYISITPQKISYNVSYKQIGDRYYVNYVRGDLNFKVKKKHKLFGTSHIHIWFEMATCNIDTVNVAKYNKDELISKTNIFNDTNYVYDADFWENMNVIPMENNISESIGKIALKVEEMLGQ
- a CDS encoding FecR family protein, translated to MMNKEKYQNKTGAAWNKLYDRLDRDGLLVEHKHKARTVSMVVWSAVAVAAVVLLVVMIPWQISNKTGRADKLLSQYNGDSRTALVKTLEDNSTVYISGNSTLRYPTHFTSNARKVELDGEALFDVTHHKYHPFIINTKDMIIQVLGTCFNVKCNRNGAFELGVYRGLVKVTDKKNGSIALVKAGEMVRLEKNELYRYKLTDNKDMKKYNSNIRFKDEKLCNILKAINTINDGKEIKASEEAQNRRLTVAFANDSPNTMAMLLSEALHLQYIEYGKVILIK